The following coding sequences are from one Candidatus Paceibacterota bacterium window:
- the tsaE gene encoding tRNA (adenosine(37)-N6)-threonylcarbamoyltransferase complex ATPase subunit type 1 TsaE has translation MTTVSEGELQGFVERFLQEISENTATDRTKSVVVALSGDLGAGKTTFTRTLARVLGVTGPVTSPTFVIEQVYDLPADKNFGHLVHIDAYRLESSEDLRRLGWDDIVADPANCIVVEWAQKVADILPEDAVWLMFEVVGEKEREITTGPQIKH, from the coding sequence ATGACGACCGTTTCGGAAGGTGAATTACAGGGCTTTGTTGAGCGTTTTTTGCAGGAGATATCAGAAAACACAGCGACTGACCGTACAAAATCGGTCGTTGTGGCTTTGTCCGGGGATCTGGGGGCCGGAAAAACCACCTTCACCCGTACGCTTGCCCGTGTTCTGGGTGTAACCGGACCGGTCACCAGTCCGACCTTTGTGATCGAGCAGGTGTATGACCTACCGGCTGACAAGAACTTTGGTCACCTGGTTCACATTGATGCGTACCGACTTGAGAGCTCTGAAGACCTCCGAAGACTTGGCTGGGATGACATTGTTGCAGATCCGGCTAATTGTATTGTGGTTGAGTGGGCACAGAAGGTTGCAGATATACTACCTGAGGATGCGGTGTGGTTGATGTTTGAGGTGGTGGGAGAGAAGGAGAGGGAAATAACTACAGGACCTCAAATCAAACACTGA